DNA from Cherax quadricarinatus isolate ZL_2023a chromosome 84, ASM3850222v1, whole genome shotgun sequence:
gtgtgtgtggttgtgtgtgtgtgtgtgtgtggttgtgtgtgtgtgtgtgtgtggttgtgtgtgtgtggttgtgtgtgtgtggttgtgtgtgtgtgtggttgtgtgtgtgtgtggttgtgtgtgtggttgtgtgtgtgtggttgtgtgtgtggttgtgtgtgtgtgtggttgtgtgtgtgtggttgtgtgtgtggctgtgtgtgtgtggttgtgtgtggttgtgtgtgtgtggttgtgtgtggggttgtgtgtgtgtggttgtgtgtgtggggttgtgtgtgtgtggttgtgtgtgtgtgtgggtgtgtgtgtgtgtggttgtgtgtgtgtgtggttgtgtgtgtgtgtggttgtgtgtgtgtgtgtggttgtgtgtgtgtggttgtgtgtgtgtggttgtgtgtgtgtgtgtgtgtgtgtgtgtgtgtgtgtgtgtgtgtgtggttgtgtgtgtgtgtgtgtgtgtggttgtgtgtgtgtgtgtggttgtgtgtgtgtgtgtgtggttttgtgtgtgtgtgtgtgtgtgtgtgtgtgtgtttgtgtgtcctcACAATCATAACCATCACTGATTTCTGTCATTAAAAGTCTAATTTTATCTAATAGCTTAGACCAGAAAACAGAgattctactctctctctctctctctctctctctctctctctctctctctctctctctctctctctctctctctctctctctctctctctctctctctctctctctctcttgcaggaCAGGAAATGCCAGTGCCACCTCAGCAAATTTCCAGTGTCCTGCTGAGGATATCAGTGCCACCACTTGCCACCTCATTTCCTCTTCACCTATGTTTGGTAATGGTGATATCGCCAGAATTCACCAGGTTTTGCCTTGTGTCACGCTGTATGTCCTCTCCTCTGTCACCAGGCGCTTAAAACAATTTCACCTATATTTAAAATCTGGTATCAGTTTTCACTACAAACCTCTGAAAGGTTTCGAGAGCTTTCGTACTCCCGcaacccggccctgggccagggctgtggtgcttgcttggtcaacaaggctgttactgttactgtgtgtgtgtgtgtgtgtgtgtgtgtgtgtgtgtgtgtgtgtgtgtgtgtgtgtgtgtgtgtgtgtgtgtgtgtgtgtgtgtgtgtgtgtgtgtatgtatgtgtgtgtgttttgcaacCCGCTCTCACACAGTACATATGGAACGTATTGTTTGCAACGAACTAAGGAATGCGTGTGTTGCAGACAGTGGCCATGGTGGCGCCTGCGGTTACGGCTAAGAGGACCTGATCGCACACCTTGGATCTGTACAGAGcctctccagcctctccattACCAGGTCTGTTATTAtacctctccttctccctctccctctcctattctcttctcttctcctttAGATTATATTTTATGCCTTTCTCTTTTACTTAATTCTTAtgcagacattattattattattattattattattattattattattattattattattattattattattattattattgatgggtTAGTGCAGAACCCACATGAATCATATATTACCTGGGAATGGATGATAATCAGATTTGATTTAGAGGTAGACAAGAGTATCTCCAATTCCCTGGAATAAGAGCCCTTCAGGAATgaaccttccccctcctccttgaAGGGTTTTACAGACTAATATTTGAAGATTTACACAAAATGCCTTAGGTCAGTCACTTATTGTTACCCCTGCGTGTATAGCGCTTCCCCACGAACATACAATTATCTAGTGCTCATTATTATTGCATTTTGTCTCCACTTTTCAATTTTTTTCAAAGGTTGGATGTACCTTGATGTTGATAGAGTAATTGTATCTACTCACCCTTTTCTTGGCTCAGCTCTGGGATACACACTctgatgtgtatgtctctcaagtacaaacaccctgtatataggtgtaacaggacacaagtgtaactaatgtgacattttactgtggcaacgtttcgctctccaggagctttgtcaagcagttaccttgataaagctcctggagaccgaaacgttgccacaataattgcacttgtgttatttcacctaacatattgtgggtaattctagcaACACTTACACCGGAAATATGTGCTGAGAGTTACTCTCATCCCTATTTTAGGGGTTGAAATATTCCTGTCTGTTGGTGTAAGGCTTATATAGAACACTAATGTAGTCGATAGGCCTTAAACCCCATTCCCGTAGATCAAATCTGATTCCCCCCCCTATTCCCCAGGAGCATGATCACCTCAAAGGGGTTAGCGCTTCCCCCATAACATTTgtgtgacccatacgggtttggtGCTTGTGTTTGAACATGATAAAATTTACCTATATGTGAGACAGGGCCAGATCAAAGCATGGGTTTtaagggctgcagcccaggggcctcacagtgcctgtagcccaggggccctcacaatacctgtagcccaggggccatcacagtgcctgtagcccaggggccctcacagtacctgtagcccagggacctcacagtgcctgtagcccaggggcctcacagtgcctgtagcccaggggccatcacagtgcctgtagcccaggggccctcactgcctgtagcccaggggcctcacagtgcctgtagcccaggggcctcaaagtgcctgtagcccaggggccctcacagtgcctgtagtccaggggcctcacagtacctgtagcccaggggcctcacagtacctgtagcccaggggcctcagtgcctgtagcccaggggtctcacagtacctgtaccccAGGGGTTTCAAAGTACCTGTACCCCAGGGGTCTCAGTACCTGtaccccaggggtctcacagtacctgtaccccaggggtctcagtacctgtagcccaggggcctcagtacctgtagcccaggggcctcacagtacctgtagcccaggggcctcacagtacctctaCCCCAGGGGCCtcactacctgtagcccagggacctcacagtacctgtagcccaggggcctcacagtacctgtagcccaggggcatcacagtacctgtaccccaggggcctcacagtacctgtaccccaggggtctcacagtacctataCCCCAGGGGTCTCAGTACCTGtaccccaggggtctcacagtacctgtagcccaggggcctcagtacctgtagcccaggggtctcacagtacctgtaccacaggggtctcacagtacctgtagcccaggggtctcagtacctgtagcccaggagcctcagtacctgtagcccaggggcctcacattacctgtagcccaggggtctcacagtacctgtagcccaagagcctcacagtacctgtagcccagggccctcacagtacctgtagcccaggggtctcacagtacctgtagcccaagggcctcacagtacctgtagcccaggagcctcacagtacctgtagcccaggggcctcacagtacctgtagcccaggggtctcacagtacctgtagcccaagggcctcacagtacctgtagcccaggggtctcacagtacctgtagcccaggggcctcagtacctgtaccccaggggtctcacagtacctgtaccccaggggcctcacagtacctgtagcccaggagtctcacagtacctgtagcccaggggcctcacagtacctgtagcccaggggtctcacagtacctgtaccccaggggcctcacagtacctgtagcccaggggcctcacagtacctgtagcccaggggtctcacagtacctgtagcccaggggtctcacagtacctgtagcccagagccctcacagtacatgtagcccaggggtctcacagtacctgtagcccaggggtctcacagtacctgtagcccaggggtctcacagtacctgtagcccaggagtctcactacctgtagcccaggggcctcacagtatctgtagcccaggggtctcacagtacctgtagcccaggggcctcacagtacctgtagcccacgggcctcacagtacctgtagcccaggggcctcacagttcctgtagcccaggggtctcacagtacctgtagcccaggggtctcacagtacctgtagcccaggggcctcacagtacctgtagcccaggggtctcacagtacctgtagcccaggggcctcacagtacctgtagcccaggggcctcacagtacctgtagcccaggggtcccacagtacctgtagcccaggggcctcacagtacctggagcccaggggcctcacagtacctgtagcccaggggcctcacagtacctgtagcccaggggcctcacagtacctgtagctcaggggtctcacagtacctgtagcccaggggcctcacagtacctgtaccccaggggtctcacagtacctgtaccccatgggcctcacagtacctgtagcccaggggtctcacagtacctgtaccccaggggtctcacagtacctgtagcccaggggcctcacagtacctgtaccccaggggtctcacagtacctgtaccccaggggtctcagtacctgtaccccaggggtctcacagtacctgtagcccaggggcctcacaatacctgtagcccaggggcctcacagtacctgtaccccaggggtctcacagtacctgtaccccaggggcctcacagtatctgtagcccaggggcctcacagtacctgtagcccaggggcctcacaatacctgtagcccaggggcctcacaatacctgtagcccaggggcctcacaatacctgtagcccagggcctcacaatacctgtaccccaggggtctcacagtacctgcagcccaggggcctcacagtacctgtaccctAGGGGTCTCAcattacctgtagcccaggggcctcacagtacctgtagcccaggggtctcacagtacatgtaccccacgggtctcacagtacctgtagcccaggggcctcacagtacctgtaccccAGGGGTCTCAGTACCTGTgccccaggggtctcacagtacctgtaccccaggggtctcacagtacctgtagcccaggggcctcacagtacctgtaccccaggggcctcacagtacctgtacccaaggggtctcacagtacctgtagcccaggggcctcacagtacctgtagcccaggggcctcacagtacctgtagcccaggggcctcacaatacctgtagcccaggggcctcacaatacctgtagcccaggggcctcacagttcctgtagcccaggtgcctcacagtacctgtagcccaggggtctcacagtacctgttgcccaggggcctcacagtacctgtagcccaggggcctcacagtacttgtaccccaggggtctcacagtacctgtagcccaggggcctcacagtacctgtagcccaggggcctcacagtacctgtagcccaggggcctcacaatacctgtagcccaggggcctcacaatacctgtagcccaggggcctcacagtacctgtagcccaggggcctcactacctgtagcccaggggcctcacaatacctgtagcccaggggcatcacagtacctgtagcccaggggcctcacagtacctgtagcccaggggcctcacaatacctgtagcccaggggcctcacaatacctgtagcccaggggcctcacagtacctgtagcccaggggcctcacagtacctgtagcccagggccctcacagtacctgtagcccaggggcctcacaatacctgtagcccaggggcctcacaatacctgtagcccaggggcctcacagtacctgtagcccagggccctcacagtacctgtagtccaggggcctcacagtacctgtagcccaggggtttcacaatacctgtagcccaggggcctcacagtacctgtagcccaggggcctcacagtacctgtagcccaggggcctcacaatacctgcagcccaggggcctcacaatacctgtagcccaggggcctcacagtacctgtagcccagggccctcacagtacctgtagcccaggggcctacaaaatcttaatccggcTCTGATGACAGCCTTGCAGATTGCAACACAAATATCACTTGTGTTGTAAATGATCCTATCGTAGAATTAACAATAAGTATCTCATGTGTCCGAGCTTTTTTTCTAATATATCCAGTGTCTTGCCAGTATTGTTGCTGTCTTTTTTATACAcgctggtcgtctcccaccgaggcatggtaacccagaaaaagaaataatttcatcatcattcacactatcactgtataTCCAGAGGCGCGCAGATGTGATAGCTTAGATGTCACTCGAAACAGTAAATATCCCAAACCTTTcctctaaagtgcaggcattgtacttgatAGAGTATGGGTCCATGGATTTTAATATTCgagaaattttattattattattattattattattattattattattattattattattattattattaatattattattattactcatgGACAAGTGCTAAAGCCTATCCCGAACCAAATTTTTTGAATCGGGAGCCCTTTAATGACATCAAGGACCCCTCCTCCATCCTTGAAATGATGATTTTACTTAAGTAAAGAACTAGGCTAATACTGTACTGAATACTGGGCTGACTATAGGCTTTTCAAAGATATGTTTATAATGTTTTGGAAATATAATTTTTGAATTTTGAATTCTAGATGGTGGACAGTGTGGAGAGCAAGTGGAACTCAGTGGAGGATATCCAGCAGCGGCACACTAACTTGTGGGGAGgcccactgtgtaccaccacactgcataGTTACACTTCTAACACTCCTGATACCACCCTCGCCACCGATAGTacggctgacaccaccctcaccactgatGAGACGACTGACAACACCCTCACCACTAATGGGATGGctggtacctccctcaccactaaTGAGACGGCTGACACTGACCTCACCACTAATGGGACGGCTGACACTGCCCTCACCACTAATAGCACGGCTGACACCACCTTTGTCAGGAAAGTGGACGCCACCTTAACAGGCGGTGACACTGCAGATGCTACTGcagcatccagcagcagcagcagcagcaccagcagtagtagcagcaccagcaatagtAGCAGCGCCAACACTTCCACCACCTGCGCCTTCCTTCACAGGTACCAACTGTTGCTGGGTGTTCCCCAGGCCTTTGCTGAGGACTCCACTATCGTGAATATCTGTGATACACTTATTACACTTCTCGAGGAGGTTCTTGCTGAGGGAATCACCGAGGAGGAGGTCGAGCCGGTGTCTGAGTGCCCTCCAGATACAGAATCACAGAAAACAGAGTATGAGGAGCAGCTGGATATTATTGACAACCGACGGAATGTGTGTCCAGTATACAGTAACAATGCCGATGTCTTCACCAGCAACTATAACGGCGAGGAGAATGAAACTGACGATAACGGCTACGTTGAGAGAACTATCGACCCAGTACTCAGTCGCAATTTTATAAACAAGTGTAAGGCTGAGAGAGTTAGTTATTTCAGTGGGTTTACAGCGTGTGTCAGTGCCGCTACGGCCAACCTGGCACTGGAGGTTGGGCTAGAACCTGAGTCTGGCACTGTTGTCGTTGATCATAAACTCTTTGTCCATTATAACTGGCCAGAGGCTCCTTACGAGTGGCACGACAGTTACGACGACCATGAAAACGATGACAGTGTGCCAGAGGAAAATTCCGCCATCACTATCAAAGCCAGACCTGAGGAATGGAACACAAATTTCTGGAGAACGGCCAAATCAGTCCACAAAAAACACTGGGAGATGTCTAAGGGAGTAAAATATACCACACAAAAAATACCTCTGAATCTGGAACGAGAGGTAAGTGAAGACGAGGAGGAAGTAGAAGAACGAGTCTCGCCTAGGTTTCCTAATGTAACTCTCTCTATATCTAACGTCAGTTTGAAGGCTTCTAGTTTGTTTAGCAGACATGGGAAGGTGGTCTCAGCTTCAGGGCTGGGGAAACTTTCAATGCTGCGTCACCTCCTcttcacacacaccatcaacctgcAGGTGCAGGAGGAGTCACAAAGCCTACACTTCTACCTAAGTCACTCCACTCTCTTCTTCCCTACAGCCGCAGGGCGACGCTTTGCTGACGAAATAGTTTCTCAAGTGAGAAGTTCTCTCGCTTATCGGTAACGAAGGTTGTTACCTAGACTTACATTTAATAAGCTCAATGCAAGTGCATTAGTGCATATAACCTTGTTAATAATATGGTTTTACATACTgttgtatacatatataatttttaCCAAGCTATTGTAACAAAGGCAGGTATTGCTTACGGTAGTAGTCGACATGTTATTGCCTTTCAAACCAGTAATTTATTAATAGTGCCTCATGATTCTATTAAGACGGTCCTATTAACCAACTTCTGTATCGTATATAATGTTGAGTATTAAACCTCGGCCAACTAAATAACGTCATTGCCACAATACTAAGAAGTAACGGTGATGCAGTATCAGGTAATTTTCAGTAAAATAATAGTAACAATGGCTGTAGCACTCGCTTGATCACCAGTCTTCCTTGTGTCTGTCTTCACTCATTACCCTTCACTCTACAACGGTATATACACCGACAGctgtgtatctatatatatacatcaagattatatatattatatatatatatatatatatatatatatatatatatatatatatatatttatatatattatatatatatatatatatatatatatatatatatatatatatatatatatatatatatatatatatatatatttatacactcAGAGACATGTATTGCTTAGTGTATATAGGCTGAGAATACTATACTAGTGTGTTATTTAGGCAgacattcttgactggtggttttGCGTGACTTACCggatatttaatatattttgaaAATTGTTTTAAATAAGGTGAATAACTGAGACAGTGAAATAAAACACATTAGTTTAACTTAAAAATCTATTTTCTTTAACTTAGAGCACATACAataataaattttatttgctTCAGAAGCTAACAAGCATCCTGGTAGAGTATATAGTATTGAAACCTACCAGCCATCACTCTTATCCATGTTTCTACATCATAGCTTTTTCCTCTATACGATGTGCATGACCATTTAAATGTCAAATAACTGGTACTTCAAGAAGAGAATTATGTTGTCAGGCGTGTAACATTGCTGTGTCTTATGAACAGGAAatgttcaacattttttttttttggtggagggggggggggtgttgaggACTCGCCTGGTATATATTCCTAAAGGAACTCTGAAGTTCGTCAGGGGTTATACagtcctggggaatgggaggtaatcaggtttgattctagGAAAGTATCTTTCTTGGTGCCTCGGTGGTgacaggctcttgatccaaggagttataGCCACTCGCCTTGCCAAATCTAATTTCCTCATTTCCCATACGGATTCAGTGCTCCCAGGAATATAATAATCTTTCTATATTAGAAAGATATATTCTTGATTTCAATAAATTAAGTATTTACCGTTTATTCTAGTCACTGATGAGCAgtatgataggagtgaatggagacgaatgatacttgggacctgacgatctgttggagtgtgagcagggtaatatttagtgaagggattcagggaaaccggttattttcatatagtcggacttgagtcctggaaatgggaagtacaatgcctgcactttaaaggaggggtttgggatattggcagtttggagggatatgttgtgtatctctatacgtatatgcttctaagctgttgtattctgagcacctctgcaaaaacagtgataatgtgtgagtgtggtgaaagtgttga
Protein-coding regions in this window:
- the LOC128704411 gene encoding mucin-22, with translation MGFSSTLEGPDPDLEVQRVPNEDKTLAKTTIDMAYAKDSTQGSLNGYQEMVQRDDEVRMSDEVNDSFNVTKISADVASTSGNNNADTASENMPGVVTNLYVNVAVATRGDDSSTSSGNEEPEAAINGELDSWQPFIGNTKPTGSTYDDLDPSTPSTNNQDLLVEAITDGNHDSSSAAATNEHDAPVATNSSQEATNSTTHNQATEEGIPSEWDEEAENLSEKEEEDEWDRVRMRENEENVVWLRQVIDKETYIRNMAPQYYFLDLSSISPIQDSHLKRALTHLTRQWPWWRLRLRLRGPDRTPWICTEPLQPLHYQMVDSVESKWNSVEDIQQRHTNLWGGPLCTTTLHSYTSNTPDTTLATDSTADTTLTTDETTDNTLTTNGMAGTSLTTNETADTDLTTNGTADTALTTNSTADTTFVRKVDATLTGGDTADATAASSSSSSSTSSSSSTSNSSSANTSTTCAFLHRYQLLLGVPQAFAEDSTIVNICDTLITLLEEVLAEGITEEEVEPVSECPPDTESQKTEYEEQLDIIDNRRNVCPVYSNNADVFTSNYNGEENETDDNGYVERTIDPVLSRNFINKCKAERVSYFSGFTACVSAATANLALEVGLEPESGTVVVDHKLFVHYNWPEAPYEWHDSYDDHENDDSVPEENSAITIKARPEEWNTNFWRTAKSVHKKHWEMSKGVKYTTQKIPLNLEREVSEDEEEVEERVSPRFPNVTLSISNVSLKASSLFSRHGKVVSASGLGKLSMLRHLLFTHTINLQVQEESQSLHFYLSHSTLFFPTAAGRRFADEIVSQVRSSLAYR